A stretch of DNA from Choloepus didactylus isolate mChoDid1 chromosome 25 unlocalized genomic scaffold, mChoDid1.pri SUPER_25_unloc2, whole genome shotgun sequence:
ATAGCAGATTACTAAATTTGGCTAGCTTTCTCCTGACTGGCTGTTCTAAATTCTCAGTCTGGCATTTGCAGTTATTCCCATAAATAACAACTACCCCAATCACCAACAACagatttttctgctgtttttctaaTAAGTCACAGATAATATGTTTCCAGGAGGAAGATCAcaatagaaaagaacaaatatcatCATATTATATGAAGGGAACATCCATTCAATATGGTTTATCATAGTTGAGGTTAACCTTGATCATCTCTCTTGAGATTGTGTTTGTAGGTTTCTTAACTTTATAACTAACTTTATatttacacttttattttctccatttccatACTTTACACTTTGGAAGATGGTCTGTATGCACAAACTAAACTTGGAGGAGTTGAAATTGTGCTTCACATCCTAATGAGCAGAATATCTACATAAAttcttggaattcttctgcatattaatttattcagtcattGATTCATATTTATATGAAATCATGGATATTTACTATTTTACATTGGATTGTAATccagtatttgtttatttatttatttaatttttattgtgaaatataacatatatacagaaaaattataACCTTCATAGTATGATTCACAAGTAGtttccaaatttcaaagaatgttattggtttcagttccacaatttcagttatttcctttttctgaaatataccatatatacagaaaggtgatagctttcaaagtatgatttaacaagtagttatataggtaatatCACAGAATTTTATGGGCTAAAGTtccagagtttcagttatttcctcattgtgcaataaaacacatatacagaaaggtgataactttcaaagtacaatttaatgagtagctacagagcaaatttcaaagaatattatgggttgtagtttcaccatttcagttatttccttctagctattctaataccctagcaattaaaagtgttaataaaaacatttatatgaaaattcaGTATCAGttatcctttattaaatcctatcttttcTGTTGCCATGTCTTCCTCTTATTTAATCAGTTTCTCTATTACaaggatatctaggcagtgagcaccctaatttTTTCAAATTGAAAAAGGGGCATCAACATTATGAGAAGAGGGTTGCATCagtttgatgttcttgaaaaggatGTTGCCTTTTGGTTTGGGACTTATGTGGCCCAGGAACacactggaggatttaagtttcttaaaaaatatacatagtgATACATTTAGACAGTCTCAAATAgggaccagggtattctttatggtttcaggactactgttgatttagGCTTGTCCTAATGAGGCcttttgggatatctagctgcagcttgcataagaataaccttcaggaTAGCTTAATGAccctatttggaatctcttagtcactgaaaccctttttttaacctttgttttcccacttttcatcaagaagatattctcaattccttgatgccacagccaggctcatttctgggatcGGTGTCCCATATCACCAGGGAGAATCACTCAGCTGGGTGTCATGACCCATTtatggggagggtgatgaatttatttgcagagttgggctaagaaagagaaaaaagccacatctgagaaacaaaataagttCTCTGGTGGTGTCCCCAGGCAAATTATAGGTGGGATTAGTGCACCCTTTACAACATATATTTCACaactgagggcttgacttactaagtaGTGAGTTCCAAATTTCACATAGAATATATTCTGTCTGAGACAAATAACCAGTGTCAAACATTATCTACACTTATTTGTACAATTGTGATTACTCTCAATTGTAAACAATTATCATGACTCAAATCATGATAAATTTTTCTTATGAgccccctaattatttatccctagtattattGTGGAAACTGTAAGTTATTCCAATTAGATATAGACCCTAGAATGCAATCagtgtttttcccatataccaatctgttgctaactttttttccttgtgtcatACTTTAGAAACAtaacatgcaagcacttatttttatttgtagtgtTAGTCCATGGTATTCATGCCATTAAAcaactttcaatcatgttcaccgtcaatgtggcactgatacttatagtCCCATTAGTGAACCATCTTAACCCCTGTCCACTCTCAtacttttaagttcaccctcattagcATGTCTGTACattttaggttatcattcccccttctctggCTTATccgtatctctaggtcccctatattctatattgtaagacactcattttacattgttcagggagttcatagtagtggtaacatacaatatctcttcttttctgtctgacttatttcactcagcattatgtcttcaaggttcatccatggtgtcatatgtttcaggacctcattcctttttactgctgcatagcatTTGATCATATGTATatgctttaagaaaaacaaatgagaaaacacattATGCTCtgagaaataagcaaggcacataagtgcaaatactgtatggttttcTTTATCAAACATCTATAAATTGCAAATTCATATACAGAAATAGTAAATTAGAGGGTACTAGATGTCAAGAGTGGAGAAGTGGAAGGGTTGGTTGATGGGTATAGAATGTTTATaatttagttaattttaaaataaaataaaattaaaatgcttaCATTGATTCTTTATATTGGAAACATAAGTCtgtattttataataaactcCATATAACGTGGAAGTTAAAATTGATGGGGAGAGCACAGTTTGATGAATGTCCCAAACTCTGTgaagaaaattcattttctcCTTATCCTGTTCCATTCATATTAAAAGGTATCCAGAGATTAGGATGACATGGACCAACTTGTCTAATTATGACCTGAGAGAATTGAAATCTCAACTTAAATATCCTGCTGTGACCTTCAATCCTTCAAATCAGGACTTTCAGTCAAGCAGCCTCTCATCTGAATGTCATTGTCTGCATAAGGAGGCCCATGTCTGACCATGTTTTCCTTCTGGGCCAGAGTACAGAGCCTCACACCTCATCACTCACCTGGCCAAGAAGCAGCAGTAGATCCACAGTCTTCAGTCATACCCCAGGAGAAACACAGCTCAGCCCAGTGAGTTCCATAGGACATAATGGATGTAGTAGAGTATGTAGGAGCATTGTATTATATCATTAAAACAAAGTAGAGATGGCCAAATGAGTGGGCTCTGAAATGCAAAGTTTCAGTTCAGAGGCTAACAGGGTTTAATTCTTGAATCTGGTAGGGATTTCATTACCCTCATTCCTAGTCCTTCTCTTATCCACCCTGGGTTTCCAGTATCCCTTGAAATATCCTCCACTAGAACAGAAATGGGTCATTCTAAACTGTCTCTGAAGCACTCCAAAATTATCCTGAAAGTGAGGATtatgaaaatgatgaaaagaagGATGACGGAAAGCAAAATATGATGCATTGAGTGCCTCCTTGTGCAAGGTTCCCAGCCCAGTTTTCTAATTACCTCCTCTCATTTCATCTGCATAACAATCCCTCAAACAAATATGCAAATTTTATGgctatttttcagatgaagaagtgAGGATgtcatatttattgaatattttacaAGTTCTAGTATAGAACAGGATTAAACCAGGTTGAATTTAGATAATGACAGTCTAGACACAGAGCAACTGGACAGTATTCACCCTTGGTAATCCAACctccaatttcatttttgttgtcTCTGCAGTCAGAGTGGTTGAAGGGAAATTATTTAGTTCCATTCACTTGATTCCCTGAACCCTATGTATTCTGCAGCAGCaggcaaataaaaaaatccctgctaaatattgtttacatttttaacttCACAGGGACAAAGTGCATTTAATATGAGTCCCAtaaaattgatatatatatatatatatatatatatatatatatatatatatatgtgacttCACCCCTTCCAAAAAGATGCATTAGGACTAGAGAAAGGGATAAAAATAGTGTTTTATTGTTCTGTCATGACTTTTCTGCAgaacctattattcatttaataggCTCTCAAAAATTATATTATGAAAAAATTGGCAGGGttccataaaaattaaagtaataagACTAAATGGAGGAGATCAAGGGGAAAGTATATATTATTTGTGGTCTGTGACACAATTTAGGATTCCAGTCTTTCCATGCTCCAATTTCTGGAGATAAGATAGGTTTCCATATATCTGACATATACTTCAAAGAAGATAATTACTTTTTTGGAATAGTATCTTATTAATAAATATGCTCTCAAATTGTCATTAAAATCTAATATTCAATTCCTGGTTGGATGTTTATTAAGTCCACAAATTTCCAGTGTGTAAAGGATATGGAAATCATATATTGATTCTTTAGCACccattctaggtatatatccctcTACCAGAGAGgatgatcatttttttcttcaaactaGATTTGATCCCAGAGAGCAAACAGAAGCAAAACTATCTATTTTTCCTCTTGACATGGTGTGAGTTCATCTGTGAAAAAGCAAAATAAGCTTCACTTTTAAGGACTTTAGACATAAAAAATACAGTGCACCATTGGGTTTTTGAAGAGTAGTACTTCATTTTACAGCATAGTTTTGAGTCTGAGAATATAAATAGCCCCTACACAAGATGGAAGTTTCATGTGGAGCAATCAGAAAATGACTATTACTAGAACAACATCAGCTGTATTTCTGATTCTAGGGCTTATCAATTAGAGCAAGTAGTTAATTaagtttaattttcatattaTGAAACAAGCATAGACAATAGTAAATTTGAACATGCATAGATTATTACTACTCATACAAGAATCCTTCATGAATTTACATCATAGAAATTTTCAGTTTTGTGGATGGATAGGAGAAGAATTTTGAAAGGATTGTTCAAATAAGAAATTGACAAAGTGATCACCCCCAGGAAATGACATGCTTCATTTAAACTAGATTTCATCTATATGCATGCACTGCACAGAGAGACATGAGGCACAATGTTGTTGTAACAAGATTGTTTTAGGGACAATGTGTATAGTAAAAACAACTGAGTAATATTTTCAAGAAGAATCTTCATGAATACTTATGTCATACTAATGTCATAGAAACATTGTCAGGTAAATGTACCAAACACTTTCATGACAGTGCTTGTCTTAGAGGGACAGATGCAAGTAAAAGGCATAATGCAGGGATAGGAGGAAAGtcaaatgtttttaataatagtTTAAATCTCTATAGCATTTGAAGCaattatttttaagcatttgaatttttattattgttcttggctattaattataataatagtggGTAAAATTAATGCAGCATTTctattttcctgatatttttctaGGGAAATGCTTCATAACTCTAGAGGCCTGCCTCCTATGTAGAACTTATGATATCATTGATCTTTGAATGTAACTTGGGGTTTTTATAATGATCAACCAGGATAAGGAACCACTGCACTGAGTACACTCTCTACCTCATTTTACTTAATTTGTTTCAGCAATCCTCTAATGTAGGTTCAATTTTTCTATATGTAAACATCAATTGATTAAATATACTCAATTTTACTATAGAATCTAGTTTTGTGGTGTTTCTGAAGATTTTGAAGTCTCAGCATGGTCTGCCACGCAATAGTTTGCTCCAAATTTCAAGAATAAtgatgtgtacacacacacacaaacatgcacacacactaaGAGTGTGTGGAAAACTTACTACCTACATAAGGTTGTTTCTGTGTAGAGCAGACTAGGCCTCAAAACCTGGTCTGAGAATGGCTTAAGGAAGAAAGGTAAGTGACAGGATTAGTGTTTCTGTTGAGTTTATTGGGTGAGACTGGGTTCGGTGTCCTCAGGTCAGGACTTTCTCTTGCTGGTTTAGATCTCTAGCTAATGAAAAAGGAGAGAACACTATGGTATCTTATCACCTGCCCCATAGGTGGGACAGAAAGCAACGAAAATGGTGAGCCCTAAACGTTGTTAATagtcaaaacattttaaaaattgatgagaCTGTTTTTAACATAACTCATTTTCATATTCATATAAATTCATAAATTGTCCAATTTCAGGATTTATTTCaatgcatttcaataaaaaagaatattgaaCTGTGTTCTTATGTCCTTTAATAGGACCAttttatgtttaaagaaatatttatctcTTGTGTTTCTTCAATGGAGGAAACATGTATTTATCTATACTCATGAATTTTTTTCAACTCTATCTTTTGCTCCAAGTGTCTCTGTATCCTGTGGCTAGTATATGTTATTTAAAGGTcaagattttatttcttcatttatagtCATATTTAGTTTAACTTTCCTCACTTTAGGATTTAGAGAAGCAGgtgaaaagcaaataaacaaatgaaaagtggTTCTATGAAGAATGGGTTTGTAACAAATAACTATTGTTAATGTACCAAGAATGAATACATTATCAGTGAATTACTTGAATCTGAATTAAAGACACAGTTATGAGTGTCTGTACACAAGTTCTTTACAACaatcctcttttctcttccaaattGGCTCTGCTCCATGAAATCCCAGAATGAAactattgtctcagaattcttcCTCTTAGGGCTCTCGGATGACCCAGAACTACAACTCTTCCTATTTGGGCTGTTTTTATCAATGTATCTGGTCTGTGTGCTGGGGAACCTACTCATCATGCTGACTGTCAGCTCTGACTCCCACCTCCATACCCCGATGTACTTCCTCCTCTTCAACCTGTCCTTGGTTGACATCGGTTTCACCTCTACCACAATCCCAAAGATGCTTATGGATATCCACACTCACTGTGGAGTCATCTCCTATACAGGCTGCCTCATTCAGttgtctttcttttatctttttggaTGTATGGACAGCCTGATTCTGACTGTGATGGCTTATGACAGGTTTGTGGCAATCTGCCTCCCCCTCCACTATCCAGTTATCATGAACCCCAGGTTGTGTAGCCTGCTGGTCCTGCTTTCCTTTATCATCAGTCTTTTGGACTCCCAGGTGCACTGCTTAATGGTGTCACAACTAATATTCTGTTCCAATGTGGAGATTCctcatttcttctgtgacccTTCTCAACTCCTCAAACTTTCCTGTTCTGACACCAATAACATATTAATGTATTTTCATGTTGCAATCATTGGTGGAATTCCAGTCTCAGTGATCGTTTTTTCTTATACTCAAATTGTTTCCTCTGTTTTGAGAGTCCCAACATCAGGTGGGAAGTATAAAGTCTTTACAACCTGTGGATCTCACctgtcagttgtttccttattttatggAACTGGCATGGGAGTGTACCTGAGTTCAGTTTACTCACATTCACCCAGGAAAAGTGTGGTGGCTTCAGTGATGTATATGCTCATTGctcccatgctgaaccccttcatcTACAGCCTGAGAAACAGGGACATCAAGACAGCCCTGAGGAGGATCCTCAGGAGAATACCTTAGTCATAATACTGTGCCTTCTTTTTGGTTTGTGGATAAGAAAGCTCAGAAAaccaaatatctggaaattaaagCATGCCTCTTTGGTCACAGAATTTTTCACAGCTCTCATGATTTTATTTCACCTTTACATCTCATATCTGTTCATGGCACATATTTGGGGGGTTGCTGTAGGAGTCCTGTGCCTAGGATATGTTATTAACTCTCAAGACTATTCATTTATAATCATGTTTAGTTTAATTTACCTCACTTTAGGATTTACAAATAACATATGCACATGGTAAACTCCCTTCAAATATAAATATCTTCATTGTGATCACCTACTCTGAGGACATTCCATTCAAATAAATCTTTTGGACTTATACTATATTTTAGCCTGCATATGTCACAACCCATTATAATTTAATGTTTAGACAATTAGAACAAGAAGGGTACAAAGCAGGACCTGAATGACATTTTTTCTCTACTCAAAATCTGTCACAGTGATGGTAGAGATGTATCCCATATCTACTGTCAAAATGATAAATAAGTAATGCATTATCatggaagaaaatatggaaaaaatttcCATACTTCCAGcaacttcctttctcttttccactATATGTTTTATACAAAAACCTAAGAATTGTAAGAAATATatggtttgtttgcttattttaacaGTGTCATTCAGAGCAAACAATTAGACACCATTTAATAATATGTGCAAGAATAATTCATGTAGAATAATGAATTGCTGTTTCCTCAAGGATATGCATCATAGGAGTGGTAattgtgaaaaacaaaaacacatcttTATAATGTGTGGGTTGGGTTGAATTGTGCACCACAGTTTGGGCATATTTTTGGTTTGGTCCACATTCTGTTGGACCTGTTGTAAATAAAATCCCTTCAGTATGTAACTTCACTTAAGGCAATTTTCCTACTGAATCAGGTTGGTCTTCAATTCAGGTTATTAGAGTCCCTTACAAGCAAattgaaagtcagatggagataAGAGCCTTGGGAACAACCTGAAGCCTGGAGTCAATGGAACTCAGATAAGAAAGGGGAAtccattgccatgtgcattgctgttTGATGGAAAAGCTAAGGAAGACAAAAGTTCCCAGCCAGCATGAAAACAGACCCagaaggaaacaagccttctagctttctgagccaataaattcccattataaatcaatccattgcatggtatctaTTTGACcatctggaaaaataaaacatggtattAACCTAACTGTCTTTGGTTTCCATATGTCATTTTATACACTAAGATTTGACAGGAACTCAAAATGTGATGTCTTGTACTCATTATAGCACCAGAATTCTAAAATATCTCAAAGAACAACTTGTCTGCCTTTAATCCATGTGTACATATATGCTATTTGGTCTTTTGTTCTCTAAAATAGTACTCTCCAACTATTATCTATACACACTAAATAGTTGCTTATTTCCATATCAATTCTAATTCATCATGCatatttaagttttcttctaaaCAGTAATTAACAAATCAATCTCAGAGTTTCCCTGTATGGAGATCTACTAACAAGTGCTAAAGCAACATCActcaaaaacacattttattaaagACTTTGAGATTTTTGAACATGTAATTTTAGGGAAAATACATTCTGAATAAAGGaagtaaacatttttattcaagCAGAAATGAGAGCCTTTGGGGATAATTGTTGAATTTGAGCATGGAACGGCTATGGTGTTGCCTGATGTGGATGGAGTGAATCTGCTGGTTTTAGGAGTCACCAAGGTGGTTCTTCTGACAGCATGGAAAAAGCATCATGTTTAGGTCTACAGTGGAACAAATACAGAGGGTTTTCTGCATGTGCAAATTCCATTCCAGGTATTTCTTGCCCTGTTCATGTTGGTGAAATTGGTTGGGGATTGTGATGTAAAGCACAGGGAAATCTCCAGGGTCTTGCTTTGTTTTAGAGACTAATGTTCTGTTAGATGGTGAGGCCTTGGTGGTGGACAGCATCTACTGTTCTCCTAATATCTCCTGCATCCTGGTTTTCCTGCCCTTTCTTAAATCTGTTCCCTTGAAAGCAGCAGGGTATAGTAATTCACCTCCAATGATTGCAACATATCTAAAGACATGGGATCTTATTTCTGAGGCTAGGGTTCCAAAAGAGTAGAAGAACCTGATTTTCATCCTTCTGGCACTCTGTTGCTTTCTTGCTTGTGTGCTCAGATGGAAGCCAACTGCTCAGTTTTGAGTCTCCCCCTGGAGAGACCCAGGTGGAAAAGAACCCTGAAATCCTCTGTCCAATAGCCTAGCAGATATTGAATCATGATAACAGTCATGTGAAATTGGAAAAATATCTTCTACTTCTATGGTTTTGATATGACAGTAACCCTTGCTCACAACTTGTTGGCAGCCTTGGCATGCCCTGCAATATTCAACAAAATGTCAAGTTATCAAATAAGTATGCAAAATTCAATTGTTTTCAAATATGTCAATGTATATCAATAGGAAAGTATTAGCACTGGatggtcattcaaattcataaaattataaatgtcaaTGCATAAAAGCCCAAACTTTATCAAGCacatatagaaatgaaaataagtagTTATAATTGGAGACAAAATTTCAAATAGGGAAAAGTGAATAGTATCACATGGATTGTATGGAAGTCCTATTTCTTCCAAAGTTACTTGAAAGTTTCACTGCAATTTCAGATATGTGCCATATATTGATTCTTTACTTTAGAgtcttaattttatattaatatctCCAAGATTTGGAAGTCAGATCTGGAGTAAATGCCAGCATCCACCTGAGAAAAACACAGGCCAATATCTACCAAGGACATTgacctttctcttcctcctgttcCATTAATATTAAAAAGACCTCAGAGACTGAGATAACATCTACCAATTTGACTAAGTATCCAATCTGTGAATTGAGCTTTTAGGCCatccaacaattaaaaaaaaaatgacctgtgTGGTACACCATTAGAGATTGCTGATCCTAGGTAAGTGTACTCTGTGGGTGTTCTCTCCACCCAGACTCATCCTCAGCCTCAGAAGGCCCATGCCTGAGTCTGTTTTCCTGTCACTTTGAGATCAGAGCCTCAGCCTTTTCTCTCAATCAGCAGAGTAATGACATTGTGCACACATTCCTCAGTCATGCCCCAGAAGTGATGAGATGCAGTGAAGTGAATATCATGGGAGACATTAGATTTAGGCATCATTATTGGGAATTTGTTTCCTCATCATTAGTACAATTGTAACCATTGAGATAGCCTTGTGGAAGGCCTTCAAATGCAATGTCTCAGCTTAGAGTCCCATGGAAATTATGTTTTTGGTTCTGGTGGGGATTTCAGAAGTCCCATTCAGAATTTTGATTTCCTCCACCTCTGATCCTAGCTTCAATAGGCACTGTTACCACCATGGCAGGAAATGCCTCCTTCTCAACTGGCCCATGTGCATTCCAAAAACATCACAAAGGCAGTGATGAGTATGAAGGGATGAAAGTAGCCATGATATCATGACCTATATGGAGGGTTCCCCAACCCTAGGCTCTGAGTTAAGTGATCTATGTAACTTGTTTCAATTTTTCTGCATAATCATCCCCAATAAAGAAGAATACACTTGatgtttattttacaaatgagaaaagtgaACAGTATTTCAACTAATTTTTACGAGGACCTGGAATAAAAATGGGTGAAACCAGGTAGGAATCTGGAGAGTGAGTATCTAGAAACAAGGGACCTGGTTAATCCAACCTCCAATTTCACTTCCCTGGTCACTCCAGGCATGGGACTTGGAGGGAAATGACAATATTCATTTCTGATTCCACAGAGCATATACTGTGCTTGAGACAGGGTAGGCAATGAATCAATAAATCTGTTGACTACTGATTGCCTTTTCTTACATCACAGGAACAAAGGAGAACCAATATGGCTTCTACAAAATATGTTTACAGCCCTCCCAAGGGTGTTCCCTAGGACTAGATTAAAATGAGTCTGTGGGTATGTATGGCATTAACTTTTTATaaggcttttcttttctctttaatatgACCTCTAGCTTTATACTATCAAACATTCAGTgagtttaataaaaattaatatagaaaaagaaaagtggggaagagaaaaggaaatgcagTCTTTTCTTGTGGACTGAGATGAAATTTGGGGCTCGAATTCATCCCATGAACAAAGTTCTTAAGATAAGAGAGGCTTCAATCTCTgccatataatttaaaataaagatgtttaaatATTCTGGTTAATGCATTAATCAATAATCCTGCTATTCCAATTTTGATTTGTATCTCAGCATCCAGTGATGAATCTTTTAAGTGTAAAATAACCAGGGAGTCATAAATATGGGAGGCAGATACTGATTCTCTTTTCACCCACCAGAGCTGAAGAGTAGATCCTTTTAACTTCTGCTTTAATCCCAGATGAGCAAATGGAAAGAGAACCATGGACCCTCTCCCTTGGGAATTGATGATTTCATTTGTGAATTTGCTGAATAATCCAATGGTGTACAGAAATCCTAGATGTGAATgagtagttattattattaaatccAGTTTGGATAtccaatatttggaaatattggaTTTCCAACTTTGGAAAAAGAAGATTGGGTTTCACATGGAGTAATAGTAAAACATTTACTAGACTACTCCAGGGGCATTACTGACATAATAACTTAGCAATAAGAGCAGGTATTTGATTCCATATGATTTTTCTATTGGGAAAACATGTAGGCAATTAATAGTAAGATTGAATATTAATTTATTGTTGAAACTCAGTTTCCTTCTAGGCACATATGATAAAGAAATTCTCAGTTACACAAAAGCAGAGAGGCTTGGCAACtttcataggattgttgtaatAACAAGGAATATGAAGTTCAACCCCCTGCAATAATATGCAtcaattaaaatagaatttaatcaGGTATATGTACCATACAGAGGATAAAGAATCTCAACATTGTTGCAAACTGCAATGTTTTGAGGTACCTTAGTAGCATGATGCTATTTACTTAAATTTTCAAGAGAACACTTTATGTGTTCATGAATCAATATGAAAATTATGGAAACATTTTCAGGTACACATCCAAACACATGTATTACAGTGGTTGCTTTAGAGAGAAAGATGTGCAAGGGAAATGATCAATCAGGGAGAGAAATACAAGACAAATGTTACTGGTAATATTTTACATATCTATACTGCTTTTTTTACATATCTATGTAGCCAGTGTCTATT
This window harbors:
- the LOC119525635 gene encoding olfactory receptor 18-like, with the translated sequence MKSQNETIVSEFFLLGLSDDPELQLFLFGLFLSMYLVCVLGNLLIMLTVSSDSHLHTPMYFLLFNLSLVDIGFTSTTIPKMLMDIHTHCGVISYTGCLIQLSFFYLFGCMDSLILTVMAYDRFVAICLPLHYPVIMNPRLCSLLVLLSFIISLLDSQVHCLMVSQLIFCSNVEIPHFFCDPSQLLKLSCSDTNNILMYFHVAIIGGIPVSVIVFSYTQIVSSVLRVPTSGGKYKVFTTCGSHLSVVSLFYGTGMGVYLSSVYSHSPRKSVVASVMYMLIAPMLNPFIYSLRNRDIKTALRRILRRIP